The Sphingobium sp. JS3065 genome includes a region encoding these proteins:
- a CDS encoding rod-binding protein — protein sequence MQIGATSATTARTGGAQSKASLEKAAQQFEAIFLRQMMGAMRSASLAEGISDSSATDQFRDMADARTADSMAGRGTLGIAEMLMHQFGARTGASTPASPTDKAE from the coding sequence ATGCAGATTGGTGCGACCTCGGCAACGACGGCCCGGACGGGCGGCGCGCAAAGCAAGGCGAGCCTGGAAAAGGCGGCGCAGCAGTTCGAGGCGATCTTCCTGCGCCAGATGATGGGCGCGATGCGCTCGGCCAGCCTGGCCGAGGGCATCAGCGATTCCAGCGCCACCGATCAATTCCGCGACATGGCCGACGCCCGTACCGCCGACAGCATGGCAGGCCGGGGCACGCTGGGCATCGCCGAGATGCTGATGCACCAGTTCGGGGCCAGGACCGGCGCATCCACGCCCGCCAGCCCCACGGATAAGGCGGAATGA
- the flgK gene encoding flagellar hook-associated protein FlgK produces MSDLFIIGASGTKAYRTAMAAVSENIANASTEGYSRRSVTTVESGSSTATMAVYISRANFGGTDVKSINRATDPYLDATVRYTNTQLGSAVARMRWLTDSETALNDTETGVGQLMTGMFQNMDKLAASPNDNSLRVTTLDSISRVAQAFNQTAADLTQVSSGISTEAQASVTTINQALSALADINNSLLRAQPGTSAYAQLLDGRDAALGTLSSNLNIDVSFGAHDQAQVTLNGQTLVQGDSATTLALTTNANGTLTLATSGGTALAAPTSGALGGLFSAAVTVADRRASLDTLAQQFVTNMNAWHGQGLTDGNPGTAGAALLSGTSAATVTALISAPAQLAVKSSDGTPNGNLLTVSTALRGNGSVEQGWTALIATHANLLSSTKAEQTTAQSRSDQAVAARETVSGVDLDMEAADLLRIQQAYSGCAKILQVAKETVDAILQII; encoded by the coding sequence ATGAGCGACCTCTTCATCATCGGCGCCTCCGGCACAAAGGCCTATCGCACCGCCATGGCGGCAGTGTCGGAGAATATCGCCAACGCCAGCACCGAAGGCTATTCGCGCCGGTCGGTGACGACGGTCGAGTCCGGTTCCTCCACCGCGACCATGGCGGTCTATATTTCCCGCGCCAATTTCGGCGGCACCGACGTCAAGAGCATCAACCGCGCCACCGATCCCTATCTCGACGCGACGGTGCGCTACACCAACACGCAGCTTGGCAGCGCGGTGGCGCGGATGCGCTGGCTGACCGATTCGGAAACGGCGCTGAACGACACGGAAACCGGCGTCGGCCAGCTCATGACCGGCATGTTCCAGAATATGGACAAGCTGGCCGCCAGCCCGAACGACAATTCGCTGCGCGTGACGACGCTGGACAGCATCAGCCGCGTCGCCCAGGCCTTCAATCAGACGGCGGCGGACCTGACGCAAGTGTCCAGCGGCATCTCGACCGAGGCGCAGGCGTCCGTGACCACCATCAATCAGGCGCTCTCCGCACTCGCCGACATCAACAACAGCCTGTTGCGCGCGCAACCGGGCACCTCGGCCTATGCGCAACTGCTCGATGGCCGCGACGCGGCGCTGGGCACGCTGTCGTCCAACCTCAATATCGACGTCAGCTTCGGCGCGCATGACCAGGCGCAGGTGACGCTGAACGGGCAGACGCTGGTGCAGGGCGACAGCGCCACCACCCTGGCGCTCACCACCAATGCCAACGGCACGCTGACACTGGCGACGAGCGGCGGCACCGCCCTTGCCGCGCCGACCAGCGGCGCGCTGGGGGGGCTTTTTTCCGCCGCCGTTACGGTGGCCGATCGCCGCGCCAGCCTGGACACGCTGGCGCAGCAGTTCGTGACGAATATGAACGCCTGGCATGGACAGGGGCTGACCGACGGCAATCCTGGCACGGCCGGCGCGGCGCTGCTGTCCGGAACCAGCGCCGCAACCGTCACCGCGCTGATCAGCGCCCCCGCCCAGCTTGCCGTCAAATCGTCGGACGGCACGCCGAACGGCAATCTGCTGACCGTATCGACCGCATTGCGCGGCAACGGCAGCGTCGAACAGGGGTGGACCGCGCTGATCGCGACCCACGCCAACCTCCTCTCCTCCACCAAGGCGGAACAGACCACGGCGCAGAGCCGCAGCGACCAGGCCGTCGCCGCGCGCGAAACGGTCAGCGGCGTCGACCTGGACATGGAGGCGGCGGACCTGCTGCGCATCCAGCAGGCCTATTCAGGCTGCGCGAAAATCCTTCAGGTGGCGAAGGAAACCGTCGACGCGATCCTGCAGATCATCTGA
- a CDS encoding flagellar basal body P-ring protein FlgI — MTRLFRFLLPLLALLAAPAHAERIKDLGTFQGVRPNQLTGYGIVVGLAGTGDDSLDYATQGMKGVVSRFGLTLPPGINPALKNAAAVLVTADLPAFAKPGQRLDVTVSALGKAKSLRGGTLIMTPLRGADNEIYGMAQGNLAVGGLGVSGADGSQVSVNIPSAGRIPGGATVERAVATGFDTAPTLTFNLSEADLTTALRVADGINRTFGDRRARATDAVSVSIDAAPGATDRIMMMGLIENIEVLPADAPAKVIVNARTGTVVINGAVKIHPAAIAHGKITVSVNESPRVVQPAPFSRGQTAVEQSSSISIDQEKRPMINFKGGASLADIVKAVNAIGASPADMVAILEALKQAGSLKAELVVL; from the coding sequence ATGACCCGCCTGTTTCGTTTCCTCCTCCCCCTGCTCGCGCTGCTTGCGGCTCCCGCCCATGCGGAGCGGATCAAGGATCTGGGCACATTCCAGGGCGTGCGTCCCAACCAGCTCACCGGCTACGGCATCGTCGTCGGCCTTGCGGGCACGGGCGACGACAGCCTGGACTATGCGACGCAGGGCATGAAGGGCGTCGTCTCGCGCTTCGGCCTGACGCTGCCGCCAGGGATCAATCCGGCGCTCAAGAACGCGGCGGCGGTGCTGGTGACGGCGGACCTGCCCGCCTTCGCCAAGCCCGGCCAGCGGCTGGACGTCACCGTCTCGGCGCTGGGCAAGGCCAAGTCGCTGCGCGGCGGCACGTTGATCATGACCCCGCTGCGCGGCGCGGATAACGAGATTTACGGCATGGCGCAGGGCAACCTCGCCGTCGGCGGCCTGGGCGTTTCCGGCGCGGACGGCAGCCAGGTGTCGGTCAACATTCCCTCGGCGGGCCGCATTCCAGGCGGCGCGACGGTCGAACGCGCCGTCGCCACCGGCTTCGACACCGCCCCAACCCTCACCTTCAACCTGTCGGAAGCCGACCTCACCACCGCCCTGCGCGTGGCGGACGGCATCAACCGCACCTTCGGCGATCGTCGCGCCAGGGCGACGGACGCGGTTTCGGTCTCCATCGACGCAGCGCCGGGCGCGACCGACCGCATCATGATGATGGGCCTGATCGAGAATATCGAAGTCTTGCCCGCCGATGCGCCCGCCAAGGTCATCGTCAACGCCCGCACCGGCACCGTCGTCATCAACGGCGCGGTGAAGATCCACCCCGCCGCCATCGCGCACGGCAAGATCACGGTCAGCGTCAACGAATCGCCCCGCGTCGTCCAGCCCGCCCCCTTCTCGCGAGGGCAGACGGCGGTGGAGCAATCCAGTTCGATTTCGATCGATCAGGAAAAGCGGCCGATGATTAATTTTAAAGGTGGCGCCTCTCTGGCCGATATAGTCAAGGCGGTGAATGCCATCGGCGCCTCCCCCGCGGACATGGTCGCGATCCTCGAAGCGCTCAAGCAGGCAGGCTCGCTCAAGGCTGAACTGGTGGTGTTGTGA
- a CDS encoding flagellar motor protein MotB yields MADKKRGANEPEPRPIIVKKIVVEGHGGHHGGAWKVAYADFVTAMMAFFLLMWLLGATTEKQRKGLADYFTPTLVQVKEGSAGSNGMFGGDSMTAKENYPTTGGQGNLAITIPRDASGTKDQGGKATKAADRAKFESIKKELEARMAKRQGMARLRKNIRFTETREGLRIDLIDEADFAMFAMGTDRLLPQARGLVDEVAKTIRTMPNPLIVRGHTDGLPYSSGQTMNNWMLSSARAEATRKALAASGIGNDRFARIEGVADREPFAKGDVYDPRNRRMSIILGWSRGAGGGASDEQADAETRAAIKERDNPLTVAQAESQKLDMGGTALPAGAQLINPTAKGTSSKPGKH; encoded by the coding sequence ATGGCGGACAAGAAACGCGGCGCGAACGAGCCGGAACCCCGGCCGATCATCGTCAAGAAGATCGTCGTCGAGGGCCATGGCGGCCATCATGGCGGCGCGTGGAAGGTCGCCTATGCCGACTTCGTGACGGCGATGATGGCCTTCTTCCTGCTGATGTGGCTGCTGGGCGCGACCACGGAAAAGCAGCGCAAGGGGCTGGCCGACTATTTCACGCCGACGCTGGTGCAGGTGAAGGAAGGTTCGGCCGGGTCGAACGGCATGTTCGGCGGCGACAGCATGACGGCGAAGGAAAATTATCCGACCACGGGCGGTCAGGGCAATCTCGCCATCACCATCCCGCGCGATGCCAGCGGCACGAAGGATCAGGGCGGCAAGGCCACCAAGGCGGCTGACCGCGCCAAGTTCGAATCGATCAAGAAGGAACTGGAGGCGCGCATGGCCAAGCGTCAGGGCATGGCCAGGCTGCGCAAGAATATCCGCTTCACGGAAACCCGCGAAGGGCTGCGCATCGACCTGATCGACGAGGCTGACTTCGCCATGTTCGCCATGGGCACGGACCGCCTGCTGCCGCAGGCCCGCGGACTGGTGGACGAGGTCGCGAAAACGATCCGGACCATGCCCAATCCGCTGATCGTGCGCGGGCATACGGACGGCCTGCCCTACAGTTCCGGGCAGACGATGAACAACTGGATGTTGTCGTCCGCCCGCGCCGAAGCGACGCGCAAGGCGCTGGCCGCCAGCGGCATCGGCAATGACCGCTTCGCCCGGATCGAGGGCGTGGCCGACCGCGAGCCTTTCGCGAAGGGCGATGTCTATGACCCGCGCAACCGGCGCATGTCGATCATCCTTGGGTGGAGCCGTGGCGCGGGAGGCGGCGCTTCGGACGAACAGGCCGACGCGGAAACCAGGGCGGCGATCAAGGAACGCGACAACCCGCTGACCGTGGCCCAGGCCGAATCGCAGAAGCTGGACATGGGCGGAACGGCCCTGCCGGCGGGGGCGCAGTTGATCAATCCCACGGCCAAGGGAACATCGAGCAAGCCGGGCAAGCATTGA
- a CDS encoding GNAT family N-acetyltransferase, whose translation MALTAQFTRLPDLASLAPRWQALESRAAASFFLGWTWTGAWLESYGVRPELLAVTDGQGKDIALALFGHIMQPRLLGRIATLSLNQSGDASADRPFIEYNGLLIAKGHEKEATEAALKALQERNDWRSLRLGGIAPDSPLLKIPARRKTRIDRSPVYQVDLEAVRASDYLSLLSSNSRSQIRRAIKDHGGALPGIARATPADIAPWLEEMQALNAGRHADNAWDDPAFRRFAATLANRGGAVELLRFTDSGGTVGLLLNFLHDDTAMNYQSAFAAPRTAKDKPGLLCHAAAVDHYAARGFHLYSLLAGKDRYKQSLATGEEVLEWWQIDRFSPRLEAEAWLRKLLRRPASA comes from the coding sequence ATGGCCCTTACCGCCCAGTTCACCCGCCTGCCCGACCTGGCGAGCCTGGCCCCCCGCTGGCAGGCGCTGGAATCCCGCGCCGCCGCCAGCTTCTTCCTCGGCTGGACCTGGACCGGCGCCTGGCTGGAAAGCTACGGCGTCCGCCCCGAACTGCTCGCCGTCACCGATGGGCAAGGCAAGGACATCGCGCTCGCCTTGTTCGGCCACATCATGCAGCCCCGCCTGCTGGGCCGCATCGCCACCCTGTCGCTCAACCAGTCGGGCGACGCCTCCGCCGACCGCCCCTTCATCGAATATAATGGCCTGCTGATTGCCAAGGGCCATGAAAAGGAAGCGACCGAAGCCGCCCTCAAGGCTTTGCAAGAACGCAACGACTGGCGCTCCCTCCGCCTCGGCGGCATCGCCCCGGACTCCCCGCTTCTTAAAATCCCCGCCCGTCGCAAGACCCGCATCGACCGCTCTCCTGTTTATCAGGTCGATCTCGAGGCCGTCCGCGCCTCCGACTATCTGTCGCTGCTCAGTTCCAACAGCCGCAGCCAAATCCGCCGCGCCATCAAGGACCATGGCGGCGCACTTCCCGGCATCGCCAGGGCCACCCCAGCCGACATCGCGCCATGGCTGGAGGAAATGCAGGCCCTCAACGCCGGTCGCCACGCCGACAATGCCTGGGATGACCCCGCCTTCCGCCGCTTCGCCGCCACGCTCGCAAACCGGGGGGGGGCTGTCGAACTCCTCCGCTTCACCGACAGCGGCGGAACAGTCGGCCTGCTCCTCAATTTCCTCCACGACGACACGGCGATGAACTATCAGTCCGCCTTCGCCGCCCCTCGCACCGCCAAGGACAAGCCCGGCCTGCTTTGCCACGCCGCCGCCGTCGATCATTATGCGGCACGCGGCTTCCACCTCTATTCCCTGCTGGCCGGCAAGGACCGCTACAAGCAAAGCCTCGCCACCGGCGAGGAGGTGCTGGAATGGTGGCAGATCGACCGGTTCAGCCCCCGCCTCGAAGCCGAAGCGTGGCTCCGGAAACTCCTCAGACGCCCAGCTTCCGCATGA
- a CDS encoding GNAT family N-acetyltransferase yields MDMASHPALTSAHAYAPVQRARWAALADEAAEANAFYMPEMLCAALDHLAGGTTVRVLEAQRDGDLIGLMPVVVAPRHGRLPLRCVTNWMHDHCFFGAPLIRRGEEVAAWRSLLGQLDEAPWAPGFLYLRGLDAAGANAAALEALCVEQRRGRHEVHRYDRAMLRSELDADTYWETHVRAKKRKELRRLQKRLAELGRVESRLLVDGAELAAWCGEFLALEASGWKGSEGSALACKVDDAAFFRTACAAAFESGRLHFLRMDLDGRAIAMLVNFRHGEGAFSFKIAFDEALGRFSPGVLIEIANLQAVLSDPGIGWMDSCAAVDHPMIDSLWGERRTITQYRIALRGAGRSLAFALANGVEALGRRLKGQI; encoded by the coding sequence ATGGACATGGCTTCCCATCCTGCCCTGACAAGCGCGCACGCCTATGCGCCGGTGCAGCGCGCGCGCTGGGCCGCGCTGGCGGACGAGGCGGCGGAAGCCAATGCCTTCTACATGCCCGAAATGCTGTGCGCGGCGCTGGATCATCTGGCGGGCGGCACGACGGTGCGCGTGCTGGAGGCGCAGCGGGACGGCGACCTGATCGGGCTGATGCCGGTGGTGGTCGCGCCGCGGCATGGGCGGCTGCCGCTACGCTGCGTCACCAACTGGATGCACGACCATTGCTTCTTCGGCGCGCCGCTGATCCGGCGGGGCGAGGAAGTCGCGGCGTGGCGCAGCCTGCTTGGACAGTTGGACGAGGCCCCCTGGGCACCCGGCTTCCTGTATCTGCGCGGGCTGGATGCGGCGGGGGCGAATGCGGCGGCGCTGGAGGCGCTCTGCGTCGAACAGCGGCGCGGACGGCATGAGGTGCATCGCTACGACCGCGCGATGCTGCGGTCGGAACTGGATGCCGACACCTATTGGGAAACCCATGTGCGGGCCAAGAAGCGCAAGGAATTGCGGCGCCTGCAGAAGCGGCTTGCGGAACTGGGCAGGGTCGAAAGCCGGTTGCTGGTCGATGGGGCGGAACTCGCGGCATGGTGCGGGGAATTTCTGGCGCTGGAGGCTTCGGGCTGGAAGGGCAGCGAAGGATCGGCATTGGCCTGCAAGGTCGATGACGCGGCTTTCTTCCGCACCGCCTGCGCGGCGGCGTTCGAAAGCGGACGGCTGCATTTCCTGCGCATGGACCTGGATGGCCGGGCGATCGCGATGCTGGTCAATTTCCGGCATGGCGAAGGCGCCTTTTCCTTCAAGATCGCCTTTGACGAGGCGCTGGGACGCTTTTCGCCGGGTGTGCTGATCGAGATCGCCAATCTGCAAGCGGTTTTGAGCGATCCGGGCATCGGCTGGATGGATAGCTGCGCGGCGGTGGACCATCCGATGATCGACAGCCTATGGGGCGAGCGGCGGACCATCACGCAATATCGGATCGCGCTGCGCGGTGCGGGGCGGAGCTTGGCCTTTGCATTGGCCAATGGCGTGGAGGCGCTGGGGCGTCGACTGAAGGGGCAGATATGA
- a CDS encoding cupin-like domain-containing protein, giving the protein MNAVSTIEAAVFPEGARAAFTAAYPDRAAKLSHGLAGHALLTLEALASLAERMPAASVEYNLGKLPLGVRAEDTPSNGLTLGETIRTIETNGSWAVLKNVERDAAYGALLDRALAELAPLVERETGPMLHREAFIFLSSPGSVTPFHMDPEHNILLQIRGEKTMTVFPAGDEQLVPAVQSEAFHAGGHRNLDWRDGFRDRGMAVTLLPGDAIHVPVKAPHFVENGPSVSISLSVTWRSERSVAEGELHSLNAMLRRRGLPVGRIGARPEAQGMRRMAYRIMRKLGV; this is encoded by the coding sequence ATGAACGCGGTAAGCACCATCGAGGCGGCGGTGTTTCCGGAAGGGGCGCGGGCGGCTTTTACGGCGGCTTATCCTGACCGGGCGGCGAAATTGAGCCATGGGTTGGCGGGGCATGCGTTGCTGACGCTGGAGGCTCTGGCCAGCCTGGCGGAACGGATGCCTGCCGCGTCTGTGGAATATAATCTGGGCAAGCTGCCGCTGGGCGTGCGGGCGGAGGATACGCCCTCCAACGGGCTGACCCTGGGCGAGACGATCCGCACCATCGAGACCAACGGCAGCTGGGCGGTGCTGAAGAATGTAGAGCGGGATGCGGCTTATGGCGCGCTGCTGGACCGGGCGCTGGCCGAACTGGCCCCGCTGGTGGAGCGGGAGACCGGGCCGATGCTGCATCGGGAAGCCTTCATCTTCCTCTCCTCGCCCGGCAGCGTGACGCCGTTCCACATGGACCCGGAGCATAATATCCTGCTCCAGATCAGGGGCGAGAAGACCATGACCGTCTTTCCGGCGGGCGATGAGCAACTGGTGCCCGCCGTGCAGAGCGAGGCGTTCCATGCGGGCGGGCATCGCAATCTGGACTGGCGGGACGGGTTTCGGGACCGGGGCATGGCGGTGACGCTGCTGCCGGGCGACGCCATCCATGTGCCGGTGAAGGCGCCGCATTTTGTCGAGAACGGGCCGTCGGTGTCGATCAGCCTGTCCGTCACCTGGCGGTCGGAGCGGAGCGTGGCCGAGGGTGAGTTGCACAGCCTGAACGCGATGCTGCGGCGGCGCGGGCTGCCGGTCGGGCGGATCGGTGCAAGGCCGGAGGCGCAGGGGATGCGGCGGATGGCCTATCGGATCATGCGGAAGCTGGGCGTCTGA
- the motA gene encoding flagellar motor stator protein MotA translates to MFAIIGLVVLLAMVFGGFIFTGGDIGPVLHALPHEMLIIGGAAVGALIIGNSGADLKALVGGLAKVFKGPKYKKQDFLDCIFLVSKLMKTLRVEGPVALEPHIEDPASSAIFSEYPRLMGDKTLIHLISDTLRLVVVSSGTLDPHAVEEVMDNALKTHHHESLKPADNLQGLADALPALGIVAAVLGVVKTMGSIDQPPAVLGAMIGSALVGTFLGVLLAYGMVNPFANRCRAVIEADGSMYHVVKQIIVASLHGHPQPLVIEAARSSLTHANQPAFAEVFDGMRGK, encoded by the coding sequence ATGTTCGCAATCATCGGCCTGGTCGTGCTGCTCGCCATGGTGTTTGGCGGCTTCATCTTTACAGGCGGCGACATCGGCCCGGTTCTGCACGCCCTGCCCCACGAAATGCTCATCATCGGCGGCGCGGCGGTCGGGGCGCTCATCATCGGCAATTCCGGGGCGGACCTGAAGGCGCTGGTCGGCGGCCTGGCCAAGGTGTTCAAGGGGCCGAAATACAAGAAGCAGGATTTTCTCGACTGCATCTTCCTCGTCTCCAAGCTGATGAAGACGTTGCGCGTCGAAGGCCCGGTGGCGCTGGAACCGCATATCGAGGATCCGGCCAGCTCCGCCATCTTCTCCGAATATCCGCGCCTGATGGGCGACAAGACGCTGATCCACCTGATCAGCGACACGCTGCGCCTGGTCGTGGTGTCGTCAGGCACGCTCGACCCGCATGCGGTCGAGGAGGTGATGGATAATGCGCTCAAGACCCATCATCATGAATCGCTGAAACCCGCCGACAATCTTCAGGGACTGGCCGACGCGCTGCCCGCGCTGGGCATCGTCGCGGCGGTGCTGGGGGTGGTCAAGACCATGGGCTCGATCGACCAGCCCCCGGCGGTCCTGGGCGCCATGATCGGTTCGGCGCTGGTCGGCACATTCCTGGGCGTGTTGCTGGCCTATGGCATGGTCAATCCCTTCGCCAATCGCTGCCGCGCCGTGATCGAGGCGGACGGGTCCATGTACCATGTCGTGAAGCAGATCATCGTCGCGTCGCTGCATGGCCATCCCCAGCCGCTGGTGATCGAAGCGGCGCGCTCCAGCCTGACCCATGCGAACCAGCCGGCCTTCGCCGAAGTGTTCGACGGCATGCGGGGCAAATAA
- a CDS encoding flagellar basal body L-ring protein FlgH — protein sequence MAGKKRDAERQFYAPSVVAAPAAPAANGSIFQASMGYTPLTSGARATSVGDIITIVLVERTQATKSNSADTSRDGSIALTPPSTGPLSKLFSASDIGSSGSNAFTGKGAATQSNALNGEITVTIAATYPNGTMLVKGEKALTLNRGDEFIQISGLVRQADIGPDNRIASTRVADAKIIYTGKGEIARASRQGWLQRFFSMISPF from the coding sequence ATGGCCGGCAAGAAGCGCGATGCCGAGCGGCAATTTTATGCCCCCTCGGTCGTTGCCGCTCCTGCCGCCCCGGCGGCGAACGGATCGATCTTCCAGGCGTCGATGGGCTATACCCCGCTGACCAGCGGGGCGCGGGCGACCAGCGTGGGCGACATCATCACCATCGTGCTGGTCGAACGGACGCAGGCGACCAAGAGCAACAGCGCCGACACCAGCCGCGACGGCAGCATCGCGCTGACGCCGCCCAGCACCGGCCCGCTCTCCAAGCTATTCTCCGCCAGCGACATCGGCTCCAGCGGCAGCAACGCCTTCACCGGCAAGGGCGCCGCCACCCAATCCAACGCCCTGAATGGCGAGATCACCGTGACCATCGCAGCGACCTATCCCAACGGCACGATGCTGGTGAAGGGCGAAAAGGCGCTGACGCTCAACCGCGGCGACGAATTCATCCAGATCAGCGGCCTCGTCCGTCAGGCAGACATCGGCCCGGACAACCGCATCGCATCGACCCGCGTGGCCGACGCGAAGATCATCTACACCGGCAAGGGGGAAATCGCCCGCGCCAGCCGACAGGGCTGGTTGCAGCGCTTCTTCTCCATGATCAGCCCCTTCTGA
- the flgG gene encoding flagellar basal-body rod protein FlgG, with protein sequence MTNAALHVARTGLDAQNTKMRVIANNLANVNTTGFKRDRADFETLAYQQIVAAGANSDSENKFATGLNLGSGVALQGTSKINAQGTLNQTGNTLDMAVEGSGYFQVQQPDGSIAYTRAGNFTTTAEGVVVTSEGLPLIPQITVPEGATSITIGNDGTVSATLQGQTEPTQLGQIELASFMNPGGLQSVGGNLLKESAASGTPQVGVAGLDGRGAIRSGYLETSNVNVVEELVDMIETQRAYEVNSKMIKATDEMLQYANQQL encoded by the coding sequence ATGACCAACGCAGCCCTTCACGTCGCCCGCACCGGCCTTGACGCGCAGAACACGAAGATGCGCGTGATCGCCAACAACCTCGCGAACGTCAACACCACCGGCTTCAAGCGCGACCGCGCCGATTTCGAGACGCTGGCCTATCAGCAGATCGTGGCGGCGGGCGCCAACAGCGACAGCGAGAACAAGTTCGCCACCGGCCTCAATCTGGGATCGGGCGTCGCGTTGCAGGGCACCAGCAAGATCAACGCGCAGGGCACGCTGAACCAGACCGGCAACACGCTGGACATGGCGGTCGAGGGGTCGGGCTATTTCCAGGTGCAGCAGCCCGACGGCTCCATCGCCTATACGCGCGCGGGCAATTTCACGACCACGGCGGAAGGCGTCGTCGTCACCAGCGAAGGCCTGCCGCTGATCCCGCAGATCACCGTGCCGGAAGGCGCGACCAGCATCACCATCGGCAATGACGGCACCGTCTCCGCCACGCTTCAGGGCCAGACCGAACCGACCCAGCTTGGCCAGATCGAACTGGCCAGCTTCATGAATCCGGGCGGCCTTCAGTCGGTGGGCGGCAATCTGCTGAAGGAAAGCGCCGCCAGCGGCACGCCGCAGGTCGGCGTCGCTGGGCTGGACGGCCGGGGGGCGATCCGCTCCGGTTATCTGGAAACATCGAACGTCAATGTCGTGGAAGAGCTGGTCGACATGATCGAAACCCAGCGCGCCTATGAGGTCAATTCCAAGATGATCAAGGCGACCGACGAAATGCTCCAATACGCCAACCAGCAGTTGTGA
- a CDS encoding flagellin, whose amino-acid sequence MVGITNKTLLAEIRRQQQLSQDIVDGQTAISTGKTLTKPSDNALAWVQVSDIGRAQAQQAAWQSNVSTGAARANTAEANLGEMNALLTRAQELMTRARNGSLNTNDKTAIVQEMTTIRSTIDSLLNQEDYSGVPAFDDGQSVLVPVSRGLNLAVVGTRQEVSEGIMVNGTPMTLDAILAQSITALQSGVDADVATALDAIKAGQNHVVLEQTKQGVRSDRLDVIATRLTDVDIDLKERRDDLEATDLTEVISSVSAKLLQLDAAQSAFARINRQTLFDLIK is encoded by the coding sequence ATGGTAGGCATCACCAACAAGACCCTTCTGGCGGAAATCCGTCGTCAGCAGCAGCTTTCCCAGGACATTGTTGATGGCCAGACCGCCATTTCGACCGGCAAGACTCTCACCAAGCCGTCGGACAACGCGCTTGCCTGGGTGCAGGTGTCGGACATCGGCCGGGCGCAGGCGCAGCAGGCCGCATGGCAGTCCAATGTCAGCACGGGCGCGGCCCGCGCCAACACGGCCGAAGCCAATCTGGGCGAGATGAACGCGCTGCTGACCCGCGCGCAGGAATTGATGACCCGCGCCCGCAACGGATCGCTCAACACCAACGACAAGACGGCGATCGTCCAGGAAATGACGACGATTCGCTCAACCATCGATTCGCTGCTAAACCAGGAAGACTATAGTGGCGTCCCCGCCTTCGACGATGGGCAGAGCGTGCTGGTTCCGGTGAGCCGCGGCCTCAACCTGGCGGTGGTCGGCACGCGGCAGGAAGTGTCCGAAGGGATCATGGTCAACGGCACGCCCATGACGCTGGACGCCATATTGGCCCAAAGCATCACGGCGCTGCAAAGCGGCGTCGACGCCGACGTCGCCACCGCGCTGGACGCCATCAAGGCGGGGCAGAACCATGTCGTGCTGGAACAGACCAAGCAGGGCGTGCGCAGCGACCGGCTGGACGTGATCGCCACGCGCCTCACGGATGTCGACATCGACCTCAAGGAACGGCGCGACGATCTGGAAGCGACCGACCTGACCGAAGTCATTTCCTCGGTTTCCGCCAAGCTGCTCCAGTTGGATGCGGCGCAGTCCGCCTTTGCCCGGATCAACCGGCAGACGCTGTTCGACCTGATCAAATAA